The Oryzias latipes chromosome 16, ASM223467v1 genomic sequence ccgatccgcctgtcaatctcacgctggagcatgttcatatttgtttaattttgacagaatatatttttatggaaagGCAAAACATTAGACGTTATTTAAGGTTGATTTAAACTGGATTTTACtttggattaatgttcctgtctgTTTAATTTAGGCCTCCTGTGCgactgtaatacgagtctagaaaattaatttattaattgtgtaaaatagccaaaaaaaagatggggaacacaaaaggatgttgtgaaattgtgtgtgtgggggggggggggcgctggtggggttactcgcccagggagtaagttagtgtagaaccgccactggtggGGTGGGCTAAGTCCACAtaaacagtcccgcccacgaCTCAGAGGTGGATTTCCAAttatctcctgctgctctgcagaaacacaagtttttttacagtttggctaaaaactggctaattttcattttaaagatcactgggaaccagttgaaaatagatcagaagaggattggagtgggactttaaagaaactTGATGCCCAGGAATCAAGCTTAACTGTCAAATGAAGACTTGAATACTTCTGGGCTATATTTCCTaaacagtgacgtgcggtgaggttaatggctggtgaggcactgacgtcatcagtcagatttacaaacatatgaaccatgagtataaataactgagtaacttattcaccatttgattgacaacagttaacgttttgtttaaaatataatttcaacatgttttttttcatatacaaactgcagcatagaaaaaagcacaaacgttattatcgtcttacctttagttgtaaataaagtccatacgccgctccttctgaagaaaatgacttgccgcttgctatcacttcttctagtatttttagcgtcataatctcagggctcaccggcgccccctaacatgaggcacgagaactgcaacatgaggcacgagaatgtctggcctcacccagcggctttttcgccgtcgtttagcgctcagcacaagaaacacgtccctcacatacagttatttataaaaacaagcactgtgcatcatatacatctgctaaattatttaaactcagctcatatagtacaagtgattgaaccgacatacagagagacagcagtaccgtctgactgcataggtattgcgcaatccaaggtgaggctcagcgggctggtgcctcatcgcaggtcacttagtatctgaacggcaaatgcgggaattcagcgattttgaaaagaaaaaacacccaaaaatggtacatttaaatggaaaatgaccgcaaagcacaacttactgattaaatataataattgaatttattttttctcttttcttcccataatgacaggtgaggctgtgcctcacctgcctctcctgactgcacgtcactgttCCTAAATTGGAGTAATTTCAGGGATGTGTACTGATGATATGGAAATGTAAAGTGTGTTTCTCTGCTATGAGTTGAACTTAGAGAACTCTGAACTGTTGAAAGAGCAAAAgtagaaaatccttttttcttgtGTCTTTTCTTGTTCATTCTGAAAATGTCACTAAAAATCAACTGTTTTTAACAGGTGGTAGTGGATCTAACACAtctacaaaaaataaagttgcttTTACATCCCAAACCTGTAattaaaatattctttattcttttttcttttatgataaCAATGCTACTGTAATGTACAAATTTCCCATGTGTGGGAACAATAAAGTAcctctgattctgattttgtactgtcagaagtcagaattCTGTCTCCCCGTCTGGTCACCAGCGGAACCATCTCAAGAGTTTTAGttacacttcctggatgccctACACCTGattctcattcactcaatcaaacATCAGACTTTAGTGCTGTACTGAGCCGAGCTCACACTGCCTTCCTTACCAGGTGGTATGTTTTATCTTCAGTCTTtcagattattgtaatgccctgctgtCTGATTTATCCAACAAGTCTCTATTGCagagactgtgtgtgtgtgtgtgtgtgtgtgtgtgtgtgtgtgtgtgtgtgtgtgcgcgcgcgcgtgtgtgtttgtgtgtgttggtatTTATGACATTGTGGGGACAACAATCTGTTTACACAGTCACGGAATGGGGACCAAtttggtgtgcgtgtgtgtgtgtgaatacgCAGACATCATTTCTGTTATGTAGCAAAAATTTATTAACTCTTAAAAGGTTAAAGTTTGctttcagaaaagaaagaaaaagacatcATTCACAGACATAATTTCTGTTATGTAGCAAAAATTCATTAATTCTTAAAAGGTTAAAGTTTGCTTtcagaaaagaaaggaaaatccCTACATTTCGTCTGTCTAATCTAAAGCCTTTGCAAAACCAATAAAAGGTTTAACAACTATTGTTTCCATCAATAACTTAAATTTAAGTTCAAACTTGTTTTCTCTAAATGTGCTCTTCGTGGATCACAAAATGTTAGCATTAAAACCTAATACATTCTCACTGTTTTTCCTTAATTTCATCTGAAGCAGACAGAGACCGAAACCCATGGCTCAACATGTCCTGTAAGAGTTTCCCATGTTTTCTGTCATATTTAGACTCTAACCAGTCGTTTcgagggcggcagtggctcaggcggttgagcgcatcgtccaatgatcgaagggtcagaGGTTCGATCGCTGCTCGccccagccaactgttgttgtgtcatTGGTCAAGTCaccaccctccttgcctccagtgtggctccactggtgtgtggatgtgcatGAATGTGTCTGTGATGTCAGaagggccgtaggcgcgaactggcagccacgcctctgtcagtttgCCCCAGGGCAGTTgaggctacaacagtagcttaccatcaccaagaatgaatgaggagtgaatgaataacggacacaatgtaagcactttgagtttcttgaaaagcgcagataaatccaatccattattattattattcttataACCAAACTGTAGAGGATTCAAGTCAACACATATAAAACAACAACTCCCATTCATTCACtccatttttttctcacttttttgttAGTTGGATTATGTTTTTCAATctaactttctttttctcttgatTTGATCTAAAGTTGACATTATTGCAGGTGTCCAACCCAGCTGTAAGTGTTTCacatgttttgtcatttttagacCATAATCTTCACTGTCAATCACACATACATACCTTACAGTTTTATCTCCGCCGCTTTGGCACATTTTTGAAACCGAGATTACATTTCTCCAAATCTCTAGACTTTTGTTTACAACACATTCAAAGCTTTTCAGACAATTCATTTCTCAGTCGTCCAAAGCAAAACCATTTTCTCAGTTTTCAGAATATGTCATGAAAACCAAACCATGAATAAGAAAACATTCCTGTTGGTAACTGGAATGTCGTCCAACATTGGATGAATTTCTGTGTTGGCAGTAATTGAATGTCTGGTGAAACTAGATCtggaccccacccacccacccacccacccacaaacacacacacacacacatacacacccaaGTGTTTGTGGAAATGACTGGGTCCAATCTGACCAGAAGACTAAGACATGACCGAAATGTCATTAGCCAGCATTTCACTGCTAATGTCCCAGTCCAGCATGgaggctatatatatatatgtttctGGTTCTACTGCAATTAAGGAGAATGGTGAGGCCCCCCACCTCCCCACTCTTGGCCCATGCAATACTGAGAGACTTCTGATTTTCTTGGATCGTCTCTTGTTCAGATCTTGTTTCTGACAATAagagcttctgctgctgttgtgCTGCAGGAGACGGGTCGTTCTGAGGAATGACCAAAGAGTTTAGAGAATGTCCTCTCTGACATTCTCTCATCCTAAAACCAGTTTAGTCATCCTAAACTGGTTTAGGATGACTGTCATTTTGGTGTTTCTATGTGAATGAGACGGAGATTTGCTTTGGAAACAGGAGTGAACTGTTTTAGGAGAGAGATGACATTTTGCTGCTGATGTTAAGGTGTATGATATGCTGAGCCATATACAATGTTTTGGCAAAAGTACAGAGAGCtctgaaaataacatttctgcTTCAGGAAATGATGCAAAGTGTTAGAAAAACACTGTAAAGTCACCACGTATAAGCCAAACTgaaatttgttattttgtttttaccccTTTatgtccctttctgggtcacagggCTTCCTGTTTCCTAGAAGACATTGCTTGACATTTCTGGTGATGTTGTGTGTGGGTGGTGGGGGTGTTCTACAGAGACCACTGTTGGAGGCCATTTATTCTGTGTAAAGGAAGCACTTTTTCTGACCCACATGATTTCTTCTGCAATGTCTTGGTTGATTAATCAGATGAGACAGGAGTTTAGGAGGGTTCATTCATTtgtcttcttccgttttgtttcttttggggCTACAGGGTGCCGGAGTCTGTCCTGGCCACTTGTGAGCGAAGGCGGggaacatcctggacaggttgccagtctgtcgcaaggCCACatgtcacacacccatgcactctcacatgcacacctagggacaatttagattaaccaatgaacataaaaatcatgtttttggacagtgagGGAAAGCTAGAGTCCCTGAAGAAAACCtgcgcatgcacagggagaacatgaaaactccacactgaatggtcccccattggtgttctggttcaagtccaccagccgggacttgaaccgggggcttgttggtgtgaggcaagagcactacgGTGCATCCCAGAGTTCATGAGTGTCAAaactttaaagataaaaataaaaccaatcaTTGAGTCAGCTTGTTTATTTTCCTGGATTCCTAGAAAGGGGTAGATTTTAACCCATCGAGTATTCTATGTGAAAGGGATCCATATCAAACTAAGGAGCTAAAactggtttccatggttacCTTTCATCAGGCTGAGAAACGGCCATGATAACGTCATTGGTTCTGATTTACGATAAactgtacattttaaaaaagtgactaAAGTCCTGACATTTCCTTGAAAGTTCAGAGTTATTtcaaaaagtctgaaaaatccttaaataatcaaatgtttaaaagaaatatatcTCTGAAGCGCCTGGTGACTTTTATCAAGTATAAGGAAGTTGTTGTGAAGTCGAATTTTCCGATTGCACTTGAATGcatcttttccttttattcctCCTCCAGGTGTGAAACAGTCAGAGCTGATCAGAGGAACGCTGCAGAAAACATCAGTGAGCATATGTGCTGTGAAAAATGGCTGCTGGAAACAATGCAGAGGAAGGTGAGGAAGACTTCCAGTGATCACTTTGATGTCGTCTAAGGTGAACAGGTAGACAAAGAGGAAGACAATGGATACCTGGAAGTTAGAAATGTGAAGGTGCTCGTGTTCTCTGAAAAGAATGTCCTGAAGGAGGCTGCAGAGGTTTTGTGCTTTGAGTCTGAATCCAACAATCTGGGTTCTGATGTCGTTATTACATAAAAGTTGACTCTAATGTGTAAACTTTGTTCAACTTTGAAGGTCAGAATTATGCAAAGAGAAGTTcttctttattcttttgtttatgGTTTAGTGAATTTTTCTTAATTAACTTCCTGTTCATCTTGTCTCAATGTTCTTGAAGGACTTGTTTGGTCATTAGAGTTGGCCCTTTTATGTGCTGTTCTGGTTTAACAACCTGCttatttgtctgtgttttacagTTAAACCTGAGCTCAGACgcagacaggaggcagagagaAGGGCTCCAggtgagcagcagcagaatgtccagtttcatttttaattaaaaacaaatttcgtTTAAACCCCGAAAACAAgtctgtgtccctgtgtgtCACTTCTGGGGCACTGGGTAATGTCCCAGAACAAAGGATcccccagaggaaacactggagtaaaaacatcagaataaaaattacaatataataacaataataaaaataaaaatgtaataagaTATGGCAATAttagtaataaaaaatatacgtaaaatgattaaaacataacctaaatATCATAAGTAAAATAACAATAGAAAGATTAGCATATTAATAACataaagataataataataatagtccttcaaaataatagtaataaataaataaaatgtaatgtaaagaaaatagataaattaataaatagataaagaaTAAAAGACATAAGCAATTCCCAAGGTTATGTAAAAGCCAGATTAAGGCCACCCCAAACCCACCCCAGGGACCAGAAGCGACGGGGCTGAAGCCCCAGACGCAGATGAGCGCCCCGCTCAGACCAGGCGCAGTCTCGACCAGCATGGGCAGTCGCCTACCCCTGTCCCCACTCCGACGAGACAGCAACCCCCTCCCCCAAGCATGGTCCGCGATGCCACCCGcaccccacccccaacccaCAGACCCCAAGGGCAAAACTTCCACCCAGTCTCAGGCACTGATCCCTACCCTGATGGCATAGCCCCCAGACCTCTGCCCCAGAGAACCCCTGGAGCCAAGACCAGACCCCCACACCCCACCAACATGCCCCGGAGAGAGTCACATAAGCCACCCACCCCCACTAAGTGACGTGTTAATTACGGAGGACCAGAGGAACTGAAGTTCTTGGATATTGTTTTGCTCCCTGTTGATGGTAactccaagctgatatgatccaAAAGTAGGTTATGATATTGATTAgaactgctgctgtttttactcTTCCAGTTAACTAagatagttgtttttttagcagttcATCTTGTCTCAAAGTTCTGGAAGGACTTGTTTGGTCATCAGAGTTGGTCCTCTTATGTCCTGTTCTGGTTTTACAATCTGCGTCAATTCTGTTAAAAATATTGTTCTGTGTTTTACAGCCGCCGCTGGACTCAGGGATCACTTCCAATATAAGCGAGGTAAAAGAGCTGCTGGGCGAGCAGCAGAAGAAcgtcctgtttcttttttaattaaaaccgACAATATTACTTATTTACTGTGttaaatattaatatatttaacaCAGTAAAGTGTAACTTATGTTACACTTTACTGTGTTAAATCTAACACCTTTTTAAAAGATCATATGTGGGTAACTACcaaaaaagtctgaaaccaaagttttcatgtttttactgTTATGACTGGATGCCTAATATATTCTCACCGCTTTGTTAATTCCATCAGGAACATTAATGGACGCACATGTCATCGCAGGATGTAAGTGTTTGACGTGTTTTGGGCTTCATTCTGAGActgaaaacatacatttataaatgtaaacattctgCTGCTTTTACTGTTTTCCTTCCCTGCCTGATTCATTCTGACTGACTTGTTATTAAGATTTCAGTTTAACTGTATTTTGTTTTCTCCTGTgaaacagacagacacagagacCCATTAAACAACATCCACTGTGAGTGTTTCACATGTTTTCTGTGTCCATCAAAGACTGGGAGCTAAACTGAAACCAATTTAGAcagtttaaggttttttttcttttgtcttaagcatcttttttattcctttttcagCAAAAGAGTTTGTGCAAAAATACAAGATGGAGTTGATCACAAGCGTGGCCGACCCTGATCCTCTGTTTGATCTACTCCTCCATAAGAAAGTTCTCAGTGATCATTCCTATTCTGAAATCAAAGCTCTGCCTACTGATGAAAAGAAGATGAGTAAACTGCTGATGGGACCGTACCTGGAGGCCAAACCAGCCTGTGACATCGTCTACGATTTCCTGAAAAAGGAACAGCCGTATCTCGTCTTTGatcttttgcaaaaataaacaaagtcttTCTAGTTTTGAAAGATGTGGAGGAaaatttgtgccaaaaaaatgaaaactaaagtcacagttttgaccccaaaaaaactccaaactactgttaaaatgttaaagacaTAACTTAGTACATTCCAAACGAAACAATGAAATGTTTGTGAAACTCCATATGagcttttaaatgtcttttaaacaatttaaataagtgTTTGCATTTGCAACATTCAAAAACCTGgataaaattgtttcatttcTTCCAGCTGTTGTTTTACCCTCTACACTCTGACTCCAGTAGTCAAACCTCAGATTCAGGAACTGCTGTGCAATTGTCGTCCGTGTCATAAAACAGTGGACCATCTatacaccctctttagggtgttggggggttcatGAGAGTTTGTTTATCTAGTCCATACAGGGGTGGACAAACTTGTTGGTtgccctcagttaaagaaaaaaagtcctcaacgctcactgaaatgacttgaaatgttcaaaagtaacaataaattaaaatttattgaaaattaaataatcaaaatcagccattacttctgagttgttgattaacagaattattaaaaaaaaaaaactaatgaaatagggctcgACAAAATTGATGGTcactccataaaagactgagaactaattgtccagggggtcatgattAACTCAAGTATGTCCTttcattgacatcacagctgttttcaaacccataatcagtcagtctgactatttaaagggagacaaatagtcacgttgctgtttggtgaaaaggtgtgaaccacactgaacatggacaacagaaagccaaggagagaattgtcccaggacattagaaacaaaatgatAGACAAACATCATAAAGGTACAtttcatggtgcctctgtctgactcctccccctccctcctctgctTGGTCCCTGATGCGTCACAGCTGTTTCCAATTACATCATCACCTGCCTGTCTACTAAAGAAGCTCCTGGACCAGCTTTCATTACCAGTTCGTTGCCCCCTGATGGTGTATAGTTTGGTCACTATTATCTCTGGCTCATGTACTCTATACCTTGCCTAAGTCTCGCTCTCTGCCTCTTCCTCAGGACATCATTCCCACGAGTGGTCACCTGTGTCTTCGTCTCACGGATCCAAACCTCAGAGAACCTTGCAGTCACGCTTCAAGCCAAAGCCTGCCTCAAGTTTCGCCATGAGCCTCTGCCGAAACttccagtcacgccacgagccacgaACAAACCCCCAGTCACGCCACGAGCAATTATCTGATCTCCCGCTACGTCAAGAGAATTAAACTTCTTCACTCACCCACcaactcacctgtgtttttcttccgggttccagcatctgggtctgtctcgtcTAACCCGCCATGACAGTAAAGGCCATAAAACCAACTCTGAGCAGCTTGAAGATCCTGTGACGaaagtggcacatattattcagaagtttaagacccatgggacagtagccaacctccctggatgatggaagaggaaaattgatgacaaattgaggagacggatagttggaactggaTCCAacgagcccagaacaacctccagagaccttaaaggtgaactcctagatccaggtactagagggctgcattgggattgggtcccgcgggacccaacacAAATCttgcgggattgggcggtttgacttgtgctgcgggcgggagcgggcggcaaaataaaataccccgcgggatcagtgctgccatgaatatctcatgaatatacattagcggactacgttaggctgagcggctgttggattcttatgtactgaagctcagtgaaggcaccaggtagagacgcccaatggcctctgtcatctaacctgttgttgggggtgtgcaatgccccgcctcttactaagagcgcgcttcaggccgtctgtctgcgcgcgcacgtacgcacacttttaaccgaacaggatttgggaaaatatatttgatatttaagtttcacattacacaaaagaggaatgcatgaaaagatgaggctggaggaggacatgaatctctttaataatatcaatacaaatacgtgtttttttcctgcgggacgggagacgatacaaaataaatgcatctctattactgtgcgggactaaattctatgagttttgcgggtgcgggcgggagtggacatacatattgcgggtgcgggcgggagtgtaacgcatacgttgcagGAGcaggcgggattggtcagaaattcagcgggcgggagcgggatgaagaaaatggtCCCGTGCAGAGCTCTAACAGTGTCAAGTTATTTTACCCCACTTGAAAGGGGGAAAGCATCCACGGAGTTTTGTGAGCAGGACTTCACACACTATCCAGACATACTTTTccggtttttctgttttattcaatTTCTTGGGGTTTCCACAGTGATGGCAAGATGCTGGTTATAAATGTGTGGTGAAAAACCGGCTGCCTCCTTGGGTTCGATGCCTTTAACTAGATTTTTAGATGAGTTTATTAAGATGGATCGCAAGTTTGGCGATCGCTCTCGAGCTCTGCTTGATCTGGCGCTACGCATGCACTTCATTCAAAATTGCTCCTGGTGCGCACAGCTGGACCTTGATTAATACCGCGCCCACTACAGACTCAAACTTTCCTTTTCctctctttaattttttaactactttaaaattaattttctctCAAATTTAACAGAATGTACCTTtatgcatttttactttagatttttatttgatttttttctttttgtgtttttttttctctgtttttatttaccgtaatttccggactacaagccgctacttttttcctgcgcttacagccctgcggcttattcagtgacgcggctaatttatggatttaattagcggccgccatgtacgtactttcgaactcagtgaatagtttgtattctttatctaacaccaagcacaagacatttatattcaacacacctctaagcagccaaacagcatggacttgacttcaggtcttagacacttcagtcatggttcaacaaaatgaaacacgcatgcccagccgcatcccagaatcctttggggccattagacccaacgtgcacgtgatcgccgctacaatatgatgaagctttcaagttaaaagcaatcgttaaaagcagcgtaaaaaagtccaccatcaccaaccaaaagccggtttgctgcgtgacggagagaacagcgcatggagtgaatttacactccatttacggtttctaaggaaaccgtaaaagcggaattttgctttgaaaaactcacagcctccgtgtgagttgaagacatcttctcctgctgctcttatagagctgcggggccgatggcagtctgatggctcccacacgtaacaacgcatccgcccctcatacacaaaacgtacagtattaagtccgattgctttgcacagaaacgatttgctccatccaccggtgcaatggggacgaagtgctcctccttgaagccgccctggccagaggtgtcggggtagataggaaggggagacaaggagcgcgcggggcgggagcggagcgcagaggcgtccgcggagtgcagaggcttctgaattctgacgcacgcgccgcactgaggcgcgcgtatcacgctgaggcccgcgcttttcagtcgccgctgctgtattttaccggtgtgttttttaaccagtcctgttactcccataacactgctgcgacacaagcggaaggagagctttacccgttcacccctccatgcactgctgatactcattcttaaacacgtacaacagtatggcgagccgggcattggccccgcctttagcccctaagactcatgggaaatgtggaatcgcggatgtaaatttcctcatcataactgagggatgtaatgttgattatatggttactgtttgtaattttatgtatg encodes the following:
- the LOC101161333 gene encoding apoptosis-associated speck-like protein containing a CARD, encoding MAAGNNAEEVKPELRRRQEAERRAPAAAGLRDHFQYKRGTLMDAHVIAGYRHRDPLNNIHSKEFVQKYKMELITSVADPDPLFDLLLHKKVLSDHSYSEIKALPTDEKKMSKLLMGPYLEAKPACDIVYDFLKKEQPYLVFDLLQK